From the genome of Pelobacter propionicus DSM 2379, one region includes:
- a CDS encoding EamA family transporter — protein sequence MLKTIVVMLLAITAGTIGDILLTKGMREIGDLSAMNLRGIINASLQALTSPKLILGTTMLAVFFFLWLAVLSWEDLSIALPMQALNYVLVAILAKYLLHEQVSPLRWTGIILVCIGVMLITSSSTSEERQNKANIEVPQTDSTHGG from the coding sequence ATGCTTAAGACGATCGTTGTCATGCTGTTGGCCATAACCGCCGGAACCATCGGCGACATCCTGCTGACCAAGGGGATGCGGGAAATCGGGGATCTCTCGGCTATGAACCTGAGAGGCATCATCAATGCTTCACTGCAGGCATTGACCAGCCCCAAGCTCATACTCGGCACCACCATGCTGGCCGTTTTCTTCTTCCTCTGGCTGGCCGTTCTCTCCTGGGAGGACCTCTCCATAGCCCTCCCCATGCAGGCGCTGAACTATGTTCTGGTGGCGATCCTGGCCAAGTACCTGCTGCATGAGCAGGTGTCACCACTGCGCTGGACGGGAATCATCCTGGTATGCATCGGCGTCATGCTGATCACCTCTTCCAGTACCAGCGAAGAGCGGCAGAACAAGGCTAACATCGAGGTTCCCCAGACGGATTCTACTCACGGAGGCTGA
- the proC gene encoding pyrroline-5-carboxylate reductase, with translation MLINKKIGFIGGGNMAEAIIKGLLADSFRADAIMVAEPQEQRRKSLSSTYGIGTSDSGSAVAGQADIVILAIKPQMAAGVLSDLEPAIPADKLVISIMAGIPTTYIEESLASGVRVVRVMPNTAALIQAAASAICPGRKADDSDLATATEIFSRVGAVVTTTEKLMDAVTGLSGSGPAYVFSFIEALSDAGVKNGLARDVSLKLAVQTVLGAARMVDETGDHPALLREKVTSPGGTTIAGLHTLENGRFHGLVMDAVDSACAKSRELAGK, from the coding sequence ATGCTGATAAACAAAAAAATCGGTTTCATCGGCGGCGGCAACATGGCCGAAGCCATCATAAAGGGACTCCTCGCCGATTCTTTCCGGGCGGACGCCATCATGGTTGCCGAGCCACAGGAACAGCGCAGAAAATCCCTCTCCTCCACCTACGGCATCGGGACCAGTGACAGCGGATCCGCCGTGGCCGGCCAAGCCGATATCGTCATCCTGGCCATAAAACCCCAGATGGCCGCCGGGGTGCTGAGCGATCTGGAACCGGCAATCCCGGCGGACAAACTGGTCATCTCCATCATGGCCGGAATCCCCACTACCTACATTGAGGAATCACTTGCCAGCGGCGTGCGGGTGGTTCGGGTCATGCCCAACACGGCGGCACTGATCCAGGCGGCAGCCAGCGCCATCTGCCCGGGGAGAAAAGCGGACGACAGCGATCTTGCCACCGCGACCGAGATTTTCTCCCGCGTCGGAGCGGTGGTCACCACCACGGAAAAACTTATGGACGCGGTCACCGGGTTGTCCGGCAGTGGGCCGGCCTATGTTTTCAGTTTTATCGAGGCACTCTCCGATGCCGGCGTCAAGAACGGTCTGGCGCGGGACGTGTCGCTGAAACTGGCCGTACAGACCGTGCTGGGGGCCGCACGCATGGTGGACGAGACCGGAGATCACCCGGCCCTGCTGAGGGAAAAGGTAACCTCGCCCGGCGGCACGACCATCGCAGGCCTGCACACCCTGGAAAACGGCCGCTTCCACGGCCTGGTCATGGATGCCGTGGACAGCGCCTGCGCCAAATCCCGGGAACTGGCCGGAAAGTAG
- a CDS encoding sulfide/dihydroorotate dehydrogenase-like FAD/NAD-binding protein, whose product MFEVLSNEALTPVLHRMVIRAPRVAAVRKPGQFVIIRAAEGEERIPLTIADADAEAGTITLFIQAVGASTRFIVSVPVGGSLRDVAGPLGMPTHIEKWGRVACVGGGVGTAVLYPLAKALAQAGNDVTTIIGGRSASLIILKDELASFSKQLLVTTEDGSMGRKGFVTMELSDMMADPATCPQAVFAIGPVPMMRAVAELTRPQAIPTIVSLNPIMIDGTGMCGGCRVLVDGETRFACVNGPEFDAHKVDFANLIDRLGTYREHEAASAECRLKQEVKP is encoded by the coding sequence ATGTTTGAGGTTTTGAGCAACGAAGCTCTCACCCCCGTGCTTCACCGCATGGTTATCAGGGCCCCGCGGGTAGCTGCGGTCCGCAAACCGGGGCAATTCGTGATCATCCGTGCTGCCGAGGGCGAAGAGCGCATTCCCCTGACCATCGCCGACGCCGACGCGGAAGCCGGCACCATAACCCTTTTTATTCAGGCGGTGGGTGCATCCACCCGCTTTATCGTCTCCGTTCCCGTCGGCGGTTCGCTGCGCGACGTAGCCGGTCCACTGGGCATGCCGACCCACATCGAAAAGTGGGGACGCGTCGCCTGCGTTGGGGGCGGAGTGGGGACTGCCGTTCTCTATCCGCTGGCCAAGGCCCTGGCCCAAGCGGGAAACGATGTGACCACCATCATCGGCGGACGCAGCGCATCCCTGATCATCCTCAAAGACGAACTGGCCTCCTTCTCCAAACAGCTCCTGGTCACCACCGAGGACGGCAGCATGGGACGCAAGGGATTCGTCACCATGGAACTTTCCGACATGATGGCTGACCCGGCCACCTGTCCCCAGGCTGTCTTCGCCATTGGTCCGGTTCCCATGATGCGGGCAGTGGCCGAACTCACCCGCCCTCAGGCCATACCGACCATTGTCAGCCTCAACCCGATCATGATCGACGGCACCGGCATGTGCGGCGGCTGCCGGGTGCTAGTGGACGGTGAAACCCGCTTTGCCTGCGTCAATGGTCCCGAGTTTGACGCCCACAAGGTAGATTTCGCCAACCTGATCGATCGTCTCGGCACCTACCGTGAACATGAGGCCGCATCCGCAGAGTGCCGGCTGAAACAGGAGGTGAAGCCATGA
- the gltA gene encoding NADPH-dependent glutamate synthase → MTADMTIKERLAIKRVHMSERDAGERSRAFVEVNQGLSLEDAIREAQRCLQCKTRPCVAGCPVSVSIPEFIAKLADNDLVAAARILRGDNALPAVCGRVCPQETQCEEKCVCGIKGDPVAIGYLERFVADWAMEHSDQLEQEILPPPTGKRVAVVGSGPAGLTAAGELARAGHDVTIFEALHDTGGVLRYGIPEFRLPNDIIDAEVNCLRTLGVKIELNVIIGKTLTLPQLQAEFDALFIANGAGLPVMLNIPGENLKGVYAANEYLTRVNLMGAGRSQDAATPIIKGKNVTVIGGGNTAMDCVRTAKRLGAERAMIVYRRTEAEMPARAEEIKHAKEEGVEFLLLTAPVAILDENGWVAKLSCQHMELGEPDDSGRRRPVPVDGAYFDLPADVVVNAIGTRANPLLTATAPDLKLNRWGNIQTDENGLTSLEGVFAGGDIVRGGATVILAMGDGKQAAAAINRYLASK, encoded by the coding sequence ATGACAGCCGATATGACCATCAAGGAGCGACTGGCCATCAAGCGGGTCCATATGTCCGAGCGGGATGCCGGGGAGCGGAGCAGGGCCTTTGTCGAGGTAAACCAGGGGCTCTCCCTGGAGGACGCTATCCGCGAAGCCCAGCGCTGCCTGCAGTGCAAGACGCGTCCCTGCGTGGCGGGATGCCCGGTCAGCGTTTCCATCCCTGAATTCATCGCCAAACTGGCCGACAACGACCTGGTGGCAGCTGCCCGCATCCTGCGCGGCGACAATGCGCTTCCCGCAGTCTGTGGCCGGGTCTGCCCCCAGGAAACCCAGTGCGAGGAGAAGTGCGTCTGCGGGATCAAGGGAGATCCGGTCGCCATCGGCTATCTGGAGAGGTTCGTCGCCGACTGGGCCATGGAACACTCCGACCAGCTGGAACAAGAGATACTGCCCCCGCCCACCGGCAAGCGGGTCGCCGTTGTCGGCAGCGGCCCCGCCGGCTTGACCGCGGCCGGAGAACTGGCCCGTGCCGGACATGACGTGACCATCTTCGAGGCACTGCACGACACCGGCGGCGTCCTGCGCTACGGCATCCCCGAGTTCCGTCTGCCCAACGACATCATCGACGCGGAAGTCAATTGCCTGCGTACCCTGGGCGTCAAGATCGAGCTCAACGTCATCATCGGCAAGACCCTGACCCTGCCCCAGTTGCAGGCCGAATTCGACGCCCTCTTCATCGCCAATGGCGCCGGCCTGCCGGTGATGCTCAACATTCCCGGCGAAAACCTGAAGGGGGTCTATGCGGCCAACGAATACCTGACCAGGGTCAACCTGATGGGAGCGGGGCGTTCCCAAGATGCCGCCACGCCGATCATTAAGGGAAAGAACGTTACGGTCATCGGCGGCGGCAACACGGCCATGGATTGCGTACGCACCGCCAAGCGCCTGGGCGCCGAGCGGGCCATGATCGTCTACCGTCGCACCGAAGCGGAAATGCCGGCCCGTGCCGAGGAGATCAAGCACGCCAAGGAGGAGGGGGTGGAGTTCCTGCTACTCACCGCTCCAGTGGCCATCCTCGATGAAAACGGCTGGGTCGCGAAACTTTCCTGTCAGCATATGGAGTTGGGGGAACCGGATGATTCGGGTCGGCGCAGACCGGTTCCGGTGGACGGCGCCTATTTCGACCTGCCGGCCGACGTGGTGGTCAACGCCATCGGCACCCGGGCCAACCCGCTGCTGACCGCCACCGCCCCTGATTTGAAGCTGAACCGCTGGGGCAACATCCAGACCGATGAAAACGGCTTGACCAGTCTTGAAGGTGTCTTCGCGGGCGGAGATATCGTCAGGGGGGGGGCCACGGTGATCCTCGCCATGGGTGACGGGAAGCAGGCCGCGGCGGCGATAAACCGCTATCTGGCATCAAAATAG
- a CDS encoding PilZ domain-containing protein yields the protein MQNVVRRGTRVACNDRCLLVFDGNSYTCKLENISISGVLVQCDESFPSQIHLGDRCGLMLCSDPKVCPGQYPARVARLDASKVALQFLDFEF from the coding sequence ATGCAGAATGTAGTTCGCCGCGGAACGAGAGTAGCTTGCAATGACCGCTGCCTGTTGGTTTTTGATGGCAACAGCTATACCTGCAAGCTGGAGAATATATCCATTTCCGGCGTGCTGGTTCAGTGCGATGAGTCGTTCCCGTCCCAGATTCATCTTGGAGACAGGTGCGGCCTGATGCTCTGCAGTGACCCCAAGGTATGCCCCGGCCAGTATCCCGCCAGGGTTGCCCGCCTGGATGCATCCAAGGTCGCCCTGCAGTTTCTTGATTTCGAATTCTGA
- a CDS encoding IclR family transcriptional regulator, translating into MARKEKTEYLIQAVSHALDLLEQFHGDVDELGVTELSKRLKLHKNNVFRLLATLESRGYIEQNKVTENYRLGLKTLELGQTFIRQMGLLRQSKPILESLVRECNETTYVAILKDFNIIYLDAVETSMTVRVVPRVGSWLPAYCTAAGKIQIAHMSDEELENYLDSHELKAFTNNTITNRETLKKQLKQVAEQGYAIDDEELDIGVKCVSAPIRDYTRRIIGAVSISGPSMRFDTDRMEKELIPLTLKASEEISAKLGFQK; encoded by the coding sequence ATGGCAAGAAAAGAAAAAACGGAATACCTCATCCAAGCTGTCTCCCATGCATTGGATCTTCTGGAGCAATTCCACGGCGATGTGGACGAACTGGGTGTCACCGAACTCAGCAAGCGACTCAAGCTCCACAAGAACAACGTTTTCAGGCTACTGGCAACCCTTGAATCGCGCGGCTACATTGAGCAGAACAAGGTGACCGAGAACTATCGCCTGGGGCTCAAGACGCTGGAACTGGGACAGACTTTCATCCGTCAAATGGGACTCTTGCGTCAATCCAAACCAATATTGGAATCACTGGTCAGGGAATGCAACGAGACAACCTACGTAGCGATCCTCAAGGACTTCAACATCATCTATCTGGATGCCGTCGAAACGAGCATGACGGTGCGGGTCGTTCCCCGAGTCGGTTCATGGCTGCCAGCCTACTGCACCGCCGCCGGCAAAATCCAGATCGCCCACATGAGCGACGAGGAACTTGAGAATTACCTCGACTCACACGAACTCAAGGCATTTACCAACAATACCATCACCAACCGTGAGACCCTCAAGAAGCAGCTCAAACAGGTTGCCGAGCAGGGCTACGCCATCGACGACGAGGAACTGGATATCGGCGTCAAATGCGTAAGCGCGCCCATACGCGATTACACCCGCCGCATCATCGGGGCGGTCAGCATCTCCGGCCCTTCCATGCGTTTTGACACGGATCGCATGGAGAAGGAACTGATCCCGCTGACCCTGAAGGCATCCGAAGAGATCTCGGCCAAACTCGGTTTCCAGAAATAG
- the polA gene encoding DNA polymerase I has translation MSHDDTLYLVDGSSYIYRAYYAIRHLSSPTGHPTNTIYGFTQMLLKLLKEHQPRHVAVVFDVGRETFRTELYPDYKANRAALPDDLRVQMGPIRDLVRAFNIPALELAGFEADDIIGCLAARFSATGGRVVIVTGDKDLMQIVTERVTLLDTMKEKRSAITDVIERFGVEPRLVTDILGLAGDASDNIPGVPGIGEKTAMKLIREYGSLDQLLERASEVKGKNGEKLREFRDQALLSRRLATIRCDVPIQVELEELASQEPDREALNTLFRLYGFTTLIKELTGRSTLSSEGYCTVTAQEELEELVHALERSEEFAIDLETTSLDPRDAEIVGLSFSFRDHQAWYIPVGHTSDAGLQPGQLPRDLVLERLRPQLESPSPTKIGQNIKFDMQVLATNGVSLSGIRFDTMLASYVLNPSRQGHGLDALALEHLGHRMISYAEVTGSGKTQKNFSQVEIETASRYACEDADATWLLHRKFSPLLAENGVEELFHRIEMPLVPILAGMENHGVLLDIRLLADLSRDFSSRMATLEGRIFQLAGTTFNLNSPKQLGEVLFERLQLKTGKKTKGKTGWSTDNEVLSSLAEEHEIARLILDYRGLSKLKSTYSDALPRLVHPRTGRVHTSYNQTVTSTGRLSSSDPNLQNIPIRSDEGRMIRHAFIAPPGHVIISADYSQIELRVLAHLSGDPVFCQAFEHDEDIHTRTASEVFGLFPEMVTAEMRRQAKTINFGIIYGQGSFSLARQLGIARKTAEEFISAYKERHAKAVGFLDDCIRQAEEQGFVTTILGRRLPIADITSTNGNIRAFAQRNAINYPIQGSAADIIKSAMIRVDGRIRSEGLKSRLIMQVHDELVFEVREDELLAMELLVEEEMSRAVELRIPLKVDISHGVNWSEAH, from the coding sequence ATGAGTCACGACGATACGCTCTACCTGGTCGACGGCTCGTCCTATATCTACCGGGCCTACTACGCCATCCGCCACCTCTCCTCCCCCACGGGGCACCCCACCAACACCATCTATGGATTCACCCAGATGCTGCTGAAGCTCCTCAAGGAGCACCAGCCGAGACATGTGGCAGTGGTTTTCGATGTGGGGAGAGAAACATTCCGCACCGAACTGTACCCCGACTACAAGGCCAACCGCGCCGCATTGCCCGATGACCTGCGGGTTCAGATGGGGCCGATCCGCGACCTGGTGCGCGCCTTCAACATCCCGGCCCTGGAACTGGCCGGCTTCGAGGCCGACGACATCATCGGCTGCCTGGCCGCCCGCTTCAGCGCCACCGGCGGCAGGGTGGTGATAGTCACCGGCGACAAGGATCTGATGCAGATCGTCACCGAAAGGGTGACCCTGCTGGACACCATGAAGGAGAAGCGCTCCGCCATCACCGACGTTATCGAGCGCTTCGGCGTGGAACCGCGCCTGGTAACGGACATCCTTGGCCTGGCCGGCGACGCGTCGGACAACATTCCCGGCGTGCCGGGCATCGGCGAGAAGACCGCCATGAAACTGATCAGAGAGTATGGTTCCCTGGACCAACTGCTTGAACGCGCCTCCGAGGTCAAAGGAAAGAACGGCGAGAAGCTACGCGAGTTCCGCGACCAGGCCCTGCTGTCGCGCCGACTGGCCACCATCAGATGCGACGTACCGATCCAGGTGGAACTGGAGGAGTTAGCCAGCCAGGAGCCGGACCGGGAGGCGCTGAACACCCTCTTCCGCCTGTACGGGTTCACCACCCTGATCAAGGAACTGACCGGTCGTTCCACCCTCTCCAGCGAAGGTTACTGCACGGTCACAGCCCAGGAGGAGTTGGAGGAACTCGTCCATGCCCTGGAGAGGTCCGAAGAGTTCGCCATCGACCTGGAGACCACCAGCCTGGATCCCCGGGACGCGGAGATCGTCGGCCTCTCCTTCTCCTTCAGGGACCACCAGGCCTGGTATATCCCGGTGGGGCACACAAGCGATGCCGGCCTCCAGCCGGGCCAACTCCCCCGCGACCTGGTGCTGGAGCGACTGCGCCCGCAGCTGGAGAGCCCATCTCCCACCAAGATCGGCCAGAACATAAAGTTCGACATGCAGGTGCTGGCCACCAACGGCGTCTCACTGAGCGGCATCCGCTTCGACACCATGCTGGCCTCCTATGTGCTCAACCCCTCCCGCCAGGGGCACGGACTTGACGCCCTGGCCCTGGAGCACCTGGGCCACCGCATGATCAGCTACGCGGAAGTAACCGGCAGCGGCAAGACGCAGAAAAACTTCTCCCAGGTGGAGATCGAAACAGCCTCGCGCTACGCCTGCGAGGATGCCGACGCAACCTGGCTCCTGCATCGAAAGTTCTCCCCGCTGCTGGCCGAGAACGGGGTTGAGGAGTTGTTCCATCGCATCGAGATGCCGCTGGTACCCATCCTGGCCGGGATGGAGAACCATGGCGTGCTGCTGGACATTCGACTGCTGGCGGATCTTTCACGCGATTTTTCCAGCCGCATGGCAACACTGGAGGGGCGCATATTCCAGCTGGCGGGCACAACCTTCAACCTTAACTCCCCCAAGCAGCTGGGCGAAGTACTCTTCGAGCGCCTGCAGCTGAAGACCGGCAAGAAGACCAAGGGCAAGACCGGCTGGTCCACGGACAACGAGGTGCTCAGTTCCCTGGCCGAGGAGCACGAGATCGCCCGCCTGATCCTGGACTACCGCGGCCTGTCCAAACTGAAATCAACCTACAGCGACGCCCTGCCGCGCCTGGTGCATCCCCGCACCGGACGGGTACACACCTCCTACAACCAGACCGTCACCAGCACCGGCCGCCTCTCCTCATCAGACCCCAACCTGCAGAACATCCCCATCCGCAGCGACGAGGGGCGCATGATCCGGCACGCCTTCATCGCCCCGCCCGGGCATGTGATCATCTCTGCTGACTACTCCCAGATCGAGCTGCGCGTACTGGCCCACCTGTCCGGCGATCCGGTCTTCTGTCAGGCCTTCGAGCACGACGAGGACATCCACACCCGCACCGCCAGCGAGGTTTTCGGCCTGTTCCCCGAGATGGTCACAGCCGAGATGCGCCGCCAGGCCAAGACCATCAACTTCGGCATCATCTACGGCCAGGGTTCCTTCAGCCTGGCCAGGCAGCTGGGCATCGCCCGCAAAACCGCCGAAGAGTTCATCAGCGCCTACAAGGAGCGCCATGCAAAGGCGGTTGGCTTCCTGGACGACTGCATCCGCCAGGCGGAGGAGCAGGGGTTCGTCACCACCATCCTGGGGCGGCGACTGCCCATTGCGGACATCACCAGCACGAACGGCAACATCCGCGCCTTTGCCCAGCGCAACGCCATCAACTACCCGATCCAAGGTTCGGCGGCCGACATCATCAAGAGCGCCATGATCCGGGTGGACGGCCGCATCCGCAGCGAGGGGCTCAAGAGCCGCCTGATCATGCAGGTTCACGACGAACTGGTCTTCGAGGTTCGGGAAGATGAGCTGCTGGCCATGGAGCTCTTGGTGGAGGAGGAAATGTCACGGGCGGTGGAATTGCGCATCCCGCTCAAGGTTGACATCAGCCACGGCGTTAACTGGAGCGAGGCGCACTGA
- a CDS encoding BON domain-containing protein, producing the protein MRTEERIVNEVAAALERETSVNLHRFPLQLGFSDGILTMEGEVDQIMAKKRALEVAAAVPGVAWIVDRVRLAPASAMEDGEIREHVCTALLADNQLASCAIWAMVKGKPEVIRETDQAIGSIDVEVRDGVVVLNGAVTSLSAKRLAGVLAWWVPGSRDVINGLDVSPSQEDNDDEVVDAVRLALEKDPFVNASQIRVSCAHYTVTLEGLVRNETERRMAEADAWYVFRVDRVTNLLRVET; encoded by the coding sequence ATGAGAACGGAAGAACGGATCGTCAACGAGGTCGCCGCGGCGCTGGAGCGGGAAACCAGCGTCAACCTGCACCGTTTTCCCCTGCAGCTCGGCTTTAGCGATGGAATCCTGACCATGGAGGGAGAGGTGGACCAGATCATGGCTAAGAAGAGGGCGCTGGAGGTGGCTGCCGCGGTGCCCGGAGTGGCGTGGATCGTGGACCGGGTCCGCCTCGCCCCTGCCTCGGCCATGGAGGACGGGGAAATCCGTGAGCACGTCTGCACCGCCCTGCTGGCGGATAACCAGCTTGCCTCCTGCGCCATCTGGGCCATGGTCAAGGGAAAGCCGGAAGTCATCCGCGAGACAGACCAGGCCATCGGCAGTATCGACGTGGAGGTAAGGGACGGGGTGGTGGTGCTGAATGGCGCCGTGACCAGCCTCTCCGCAAAACGGCTAGCCGGCGTACTGGCATGGTGGGTCCCGGGAAGCAGGGATGTGATCAACGGCCTGGATGTATCCCCCTCCCAGGAGGACAATGACGATGAGGTAGTGGACGCCGTCCGCCTGGCACTGGAGAAGGATCCCTTCGTCAATGCCAGCCAGATCAGGGTCAGCTGCGCGCACTACACCGTCACCCTTGAAGGGCTGGTCAGGAACGAAACCGAGCGGCGGATGGCCGAGGCTGATGCCTGGTACGTCTTCCGGGTCGACCGGGTCACAAACCTGCTGCGGGTCGAGACGTAG